ACGTTGTTTGTGCTCACTGACAGCTCACAGTGTTAAGTTTAAGAAGTCCCTTGTCAGGTGAAGTTTTGTCCCTCCCTTTGACAGgctgtttatttctgtaataactGCTGATGTTGGAAACATGTAAGTATCTAATATCTTTCTTGCTgatgtttcttgttttgttatttttattctgcttagTATTGGATCTTAAAATGTCCAGGACCAGAGTCCAACTGAAGTGAGCCATCCCATATCCTCCCTTTAGTAATGCATGAGCTGATTAAACTTTGAttctttggggaggggggaggatgTTCAGTGGTGCCATGGAGTTTGaactgtgtttcttctgttaTGTGTCTTGTTTTCTAATAAGACACTCCATTATACAATTCTACAGTCGCGGATGGCTGTCGTTGCCATTGGGCATTGAGTGTGTGTATAatgggcagctgggctgggattCTGGGACTTAATCCAGCATTcagacttaaaaagaaattctcttGTCTTTCTGTTAATTGGAATACCATACTTCTAAATTGTATATGGAATTAGACAAGTCCTGGGTGGGGGGTtatatggtttttttctgcttcatttcaaCAACAGTCAACGACAAAAACTGCACAATAGCTTAGGCTCTCATTAAACTTTTCTGAGAGAGTGTTAATAAAGCATAGTGGTGGGTGAAGGATGTCAAACATCCAGTTTCTCTTCTGCATGTGAATCCAAGTTTCTCTGAGAGCTGATGCTTTAAGgactcagttttcttttcttttgtgtctggGAGAGCATCTGCCTGCTACATAATGCCTTGCTAATGGAACCCCAGCATGAGACctctgggtttgtttgggtttgtttgtttttacaccATTCTCACCTCAAACCTTTGAGACATTTTGGGTCTGGCGTTCACACCTCAATAACCTGCTCTCGTCAGCTTTTGGGGAGCTTCAGCTAAACTGTGAAACTGTTCCTCAGCTGTACGTGTTGACATTTCTTCGCGTGATCTGATGTTGCACAGTGAGGACCTGGTTATAATTGTCACATTGAGAGGAAAAATCCCACTCGGAGAGTAGTTATCAACAGATGGAGTCAGAGGGAGGGTTGAAGCTTTAGTCATTGGCAGCCCCGTAGATCTTTAGTAAGAACTGAACAGTAGAAGGGGGTATCTGAGTTGAGTCCCATCATTGCAGGCACAGTTAAAAATACCAATATGAGTCTGTAGACTTCTGCCCAAGAAACCCTTGCATACCGTAACCTGAGTAATTACCTGGGAGCAACAGCAGGAACATCTCTAGAGGAGGCAAAATCACCAGTCTGTTAATAGCTGTGCTCTagagaagaggcagcagcacCGGAAAACAACTAGTTCATTGCATAGAGAAATATGGTTTGGTGACCTGGGTGAATGCAGATGGGAATTTCTTTCAGCTAGAATGGAGGTGGTGAGTGTTTTAAAGCTCATAATGTTCCTTGGGGTCTCGGGAAACACCTCAGTTTGATCAGTCATTTAGAAAGGAGTAAAAAACCTTAATGGGACCTTAGTGTGAGAGAATAATATGAACACAAATTAGAGAACAAAAGTCCTTAGTTCcattatttatagaaaaaaactCTGTTCCCACCTCAGTAAGATCTTTCAAGCCTCCTGCTTGGCCCTTGGTTCCTTGTCCCTGTGCAGGTACACGTGCATCCCGGTCACCAGCTACCACCACAGCCGGTCGGCAGGGAAGAGCCGGCTCGCACCGTGGCCACCCCAGAGCTGTTGGCTGCTGAGCCCAGCAGAGGAGGTGACTACTGGGCCTCCTCTTCGGTGATCGTCCTCTTCCTCAGCCTACAAGCTCTTTGTCCAGGAACCTGTAGGAACTTACCGTCTCCAACACTGCTGTCAAATTTGTTCGATATTGGCCGGTTTGCTTCAAAATGTTTGTGGTGGGGAGGGTTGGCCAGCAGATCGATAGCATGATTGAACAGACCTCGTTTACCTTGCAAATGGTGTGTGCAGGAGTCATGCATTTGGGGTGGAGGTTGTATTTCCAGCAActctttatgtttttattttcctttatttattttcaggtatACATTTACAGCATTTATGAGATTTATGGTCAGATGATGTCTCTGAGCAAAAAGACACACTATCAGTGAGAGGAATCAACATTTGCCCAATACTCAGGATTGGGGagaaaaggtgtttttcagtgttactgctatttttttcaatgcattTGAGAATGTTTCCCCTTTCTCAGTAGTTTCCTTGTTTgggctttttgaaaaaaaaaaaagtaaaattaaaaaaatggggaaacGTGATTGTGAAATAATTCTAAAGAAAGGGTTTCCTTCAGATTTGACTGGCTCCTTGATTTTTTCACTTTGATACAGATGAATGAACTCACTTGTGACACTAAAGCTCCTGTGCTAAGTGGTACTCATTCAGGACAGCCATATGGACTCCCATATCTGCTATATACAAAGAGGGCAATATTAAGGGTATAGTGGGATTAGCTTCATTGTTCTACCTTTGTTATACTTGCAatgctaaaaatataaaatttccaCCCCTTTTGAGATACAAGTAAATCTAAGCCAGTTGTGACATTTAAGCACCATTCACCCTTTATAGGATGATTACTTATCAGAAGCAAAGCTTGTAGGTATCTCCTTAGAGCCCATCAGCCACAGTAATGGTGCAATATATACAACTTGCTTCACCAGAAAATAACGTACATACCAAAAATTACTTTGGGCAGTTTACTGCCGCAATGACAAAAGGGATGCACATGatgataattttcattttgtactATGTTTTGTCTAAGGATGACAGTGGGAGAATTATGCCTCCTAATGCTCCTTTCAAAGGTGACATTGTTTTACTTACATTAAAGGTAGAGAAATGAGATGAGCTGCAAGTGGTTAGATCTTGTGAAAAATGAAGTTCTAAATGTTCACTTCATTGTCTAAATGTTCATATGTGACTTTTCTCCCTATAATAACCATAGAAAATGTGTTGGCAGCATATCACAATTAATAATCCATACTCCTATTTATGTGCTATAGGCACTCCAAAATTTCCCAGACATATTTATTACCCAAGTTTATAACCAGATTCAAATCAGATCCTACATTTGTGCCAAAAATTGAACTGCAGTCATCTCACAGCAAATAATTCTACCTGACAGAAGAGTCTTAAATTCCTGATTTCTCCCAGAGCGAATTTCACTTTAATCTGGTATTAATGTACTTTTCCTTCAATCGCCTGCAAGAGAATCCCATAATCTTACAGTAGTGATTGTGCAGACAGTGGAAGGTACTGTACATATGTAGCATTATTGTAGGTTTTTCTTGTCATCTAGATTGTATAAAATCCTTTGACATTAATTGGGACAAGTTTTCTATCTAGGGTTACGTTGAATTTCTCTTTGAGtgttttttccacctcttcATCTTCGAGAGTTATGAATTCCACCAGATCCATATTTTCCTTGTAGTTGTATGTGGTCTCAGTGAGTGTCCACCCAATTAGCGCTCGAAAGCCATCAGTGGTCTGGAGGGTGCAGATGGACTTCTTTGTAAAGAGGGAGTCTGGAGATGTCTGAAGGTACGTGCACTGGAAACGGAACTCTTCCACTGTCCGTGGCTCCAGATTGAACATATAAACTTTCCGACActcttttttctccagaagaTCAGAATTAGAGAAATTTTGATTGGGAATGTATTGTTTCCGTCTCATTTTCTCAAGGTACCAGATGGCATTTTTTTCCGTGAAGCGAAAGACACCGGGAGCCTGGGGCTGGTCTTTCCCCGACACAAGCTCCATCGGTTGCCACATCTGATAGGATACACCAAAGCCTCCATCAACAATATAGGCTTTGCCATCAATAACTACCTTTACAAGGAGGTGGGTCATGATGGTAGCATACGCGTTTTGATGTGGATTGAACACATACGCTCCCAGAAAGCTGGTGTCGTACCCCAGGTGTTTCAGGACCCAACCCAACAGCTGGTTGTTTTCCATGCACCAGCCACCCCTCTTCCTCCGCACGATTTTGTTATAAACGTGCTCGAACTCCAAAGTAATTTTCTCCCCGCAGTGGATGCTGAGGTTTTCGAAGGGAACAGCACGGATGTGGTGCTGGAATATATCGGTTAAGGTTTCCAAATCTTGTTTTTCAAGGGAACCTTTATAGCCAGTTCTTGCAAAATACTCTTCAAGGTTCATGTCACCTGTAAAGGAAGGAATtgcatttgggttttgttttgtttctttacatcAATGATTTATGATGGTGTGAAAAACTGCCCAGGCTGCTGCTAGCAAAGATGCTTTAATCTACTGAACCTCATCAGAACAGTTTTTGAAGGTAACAAGTATTAATATCAAATGGTTCCCCGAGCAAAGAAGAGCAGTGCACGTGAgggtttgctttttgtcttaGAGTGATCCCTATGGCAAACAGCTGATGCAATTTCAGCTTGATATGCGGTGGCTGGGAAACGGGGATTTGCTCTATTTGCATTGTAACAGTGGGGTTAAGAAGAAATGTAAGATCACGCTAGGGAGTGTTCAGGAGCGTTCGTGAAAACCAGTCTAAATCCACTGTTCAGTGAAAGGAGTGTCGGTGGGGGAAGCAATGTCGTCTGCCAGTTGGAAGGAAGATAATTTGAGCCAGGATTCACATGTTCTTTTCATGAGTCTGCCACCGATCTACGTGACGGTAAATGAATTGCTCATGCGGTACACGTCCCTCTTTCGCCACttagaaaaagtgaaaatgataCTCCCTGCACATTTTGTAAAGTGTCAAGTTTTATTCAGATAAttatgactgaaaaaaacctctgacCTTTGCAAGAGTTGCAGACCACTGAGTCTCTTGTCTGCTCTGAGTGTTGCACAAACTCGTTTTGGTGTTGGAATAATGAATCTGAATGGAGGCGAGTGACCTAAAAGACAACGACCAGATCTCTACTCCCTGCTGTACCCCGCATCTTGCAGGGTGCCCTGAAAATGGACAGGGGCTGCTTTACATCTCTCTAGTCCTGGCCTTTCTCAAAACTTACTTTATTCCTTCCAGAGGAGGCATAACTGAGAATTACTGAAGCCTCCGGTAATGCATCCCTGGTCTGTCTGGCCGCCAAcagtgcccacctcctggcctGCCTTGGCAGGACTTCTCATGAACAAGATTGCTGGATAAGGAACTACTTGActtattttctgccttctaGTACCGTGGAAAGCCACGCACAGTCATCTGGCTTTCGCAATGGCCCATCACAGTCTGCTGGCCACCATTACGAGCTGGATGCTCATAGGTATCCCATAGATACTGTTTGTAAAATACACTGTAGATCGTCTGCTTGGGTATGGAGCTGGgcacaaaatgttttgaaggcTTGAACCTttgcaaagaaagcattaagGGTTTGAGCAGCCTAAGGTTACTACAAATATTTAGCTTCTTGACAACCCACAAAGCTACTCGGAAATCTTTTGTGCATACAGTAAGCTGAGGTTTAGACACTTAATATTAGCGACTCAGGAAGACTACTGCATTCAGATAAATTCAGTGGTGAACCGTTGAATGTTTACTGCAAACTAGAATTTCTCAAGATGATTTTCAGTGACAGATTCATGATGTGCATATGCATGGTATAGAAGCAGCTGTCCAAAGTGAATGGAGAGCCCCGTCAAAAACTGCGTGTTATCTTCTACGGAAAGAAATTTAACTTCCAGTGATATCTAAGTGTATTGTTGGAGGATATTCTCAATGTAATATTTGTTAAGTATAACATAAGACTTATGGGACTTTTGATTTGCAGAATCCAAGTCTATCTGATCCTACCTGCTCAAATTGTAAATGCTAAATAGATCACACCAGCATAAAGCTGGTTCTCGAGTTTCTATTATTTGTAgtttctctctgcagctccaTAATATGATTGATCAGCGTTAGATCTCGACTGTAGGAGATGAAAGCTACCGTTCTTTTGAATTGCGAGCAGATGAGATGAAAAGCTAGATACTGAACAGGTAGTTCCACAAATGTGGCTATGAtttatgcagagaaaaatatcaGCAGAAGAACTTTAAAGAACTATTTCTAAACACGCAAATGAAGGTGctcatataaaaatattctttatcaGGACTATACACACTATCAGAAATTCCactgttaaaatacattatcaGTCTACCTTTATCATAATACATCAGCACACGGACTTTCTGAGATATGCAAACCAcagtttgtaatttctttttttttttttaaaggactgtAATTTTATTCCCATAAAGCAGAATCTATTGATTATTAGATTGCTCTTTTGCTTCCTTTACATTTGCTAAACCATGACagcaatatatttaaataaagttaaaaatctAACAGAATAACTTCCAACGCAAGGTTGTAGTTCTAAATTTTTATCTACTATTGTATCTAAACAAAAGCATCTCTCTCACAGTCAAGTGGATCTTCTCCTGAAGAGCTAAAGATAGAAGAATTGAAATTGCATTATCACTGTTTTGCCCTCTTTAAGAGCCCATATTTAGCAGGTGATATTTTAGCTCTATATCCGTACATTTTTATAACATCTTTCTTAAAGAGAATATTCCTTATGTTATTGCCATGACCTTTACCATCATAAAGAaaccaggggttttttttcttgtttggagGGGgtttttgagaaaataaacttACCTCTTAAAAaagccttatttatttattgatgtATTCAGCTTCTGGGTTTTTATTACTGGGGCAGCAGTCAGTAAAGCCAGGAGTGGATACAAATTGTGAGGGCTGTCTTCCTCTCTAAGCTCCACTGGCCCTCACTCCTGAATCTTAAATGCCGAGAAAGGGCAGAGTCCACTCAAAATGAATGCACATTTTTGGACTTCACTGATCCATGAGCAAATTaaactttgtttcttctctATTAGTAGATGTTTATGTTTTCCCCTGGTTAAGACCAGACTGAACTTGTTTTCCATGTAAAATAATTACAGTAGAAAGTTGCAAACAGctctgtaactttttttaaatgaaattattgttATCTTGCAAGCCAGCACTTTGCGATGGAGGATAGTCATCTGTTTCCTTGTGGGTACATCAAATTGCCAAGGTATTGCAGGCTGCGCGTTCCCGTGCTCCACAGAAGCACAAAATGACCTTTCTTTGCCCACAAAGGAACTTTTTCAATCTGTTTGAAGCTTCAACTGCAGCGGGTAGTTATTCTGGAGATGCCACACCTAACGAATACAATGACAAATATGTATTGGCACAATGTTGTGTGTGAGAACAAAGTAATGCATTTCCTCTCTAAAACTTGGCCTTCTGCATCTTCACTGTGTTGCAGGGCTGTTTATTACATTCTGTCCCTGTCGAGCATGTCTCCTCTTCATCTGACAGAGGTGGAAACTTGGAGGTCCCTTTCGAGAAGGCAAAGAGCCATTAGACTGCATCTGAGAAAGCACATGAGTTTTAAGCACTTCAGGTACCCCGTGAGTCTGTGGTTGACTAATACAGGGGTCAAAGTCTTTTCCTTGGGCGAGGACGGGTGCTCTCCTGTCGCCCTCCTTCCTGACACACCCTGTACAGCACCTGCCACGGGTATCATAAAGTGAAAAGGCTGTTGAGTTACGTGTAACGATGTGAAACCACACCAGTGGCGTGCCCCAACTTCCCAGCGTTTTCTTTCGCATCTGCAGTTTTACCTATTTAAGGTAGCTGTTGTGCAGAATACTGTTTGTAATTAATATGAAGAGTTTTGTCTATAATACTGTCACGTCCACTTGACATCACGGGAAGGTTAGGTCCCAGAAGTTTAGATTATAGTTTGCAAAGGTTGATCTAACTTtgattgtttccattttttaataccaaaagcCTGATTTTTAAGAACTGTTGAATTGTCTCAGCTTCTATTGATTTTGTTCGATttcaaagacacagaaaaatcagactCAGAAAAATTGGACACTCAAAATTAGAGAGCTTTTGGGCTTTTTAAGTGCCCTTGCATAAATAGCTCACTTTAAGTCAATTTCTGGTAAGGAAATAGGACTCAAGTCTTTCAACTTATTTCATCATAAGCTAATCAGCACCTAACAGTGGCTTGTTTTGAGAAAGTCTtaacctttctctttttttatgagGTCTTTGAAAGCCAAATTCAGCTCAACTTTCTATTTCAGACTGTTAAAGGAagtgaataatttttcaaaCTCTGTTGAGAAGGCTGGAAATAATACCTAAAAAGGTTAGAGGTCTTTTGTGTAAAATGGTAACACAGCTTCTCCTTCTGTATCATTTTGGTCTCCTTTGCCAcaaaatatatctgaaataaaatcagatcCAGAGAGGTGGAACAAAATGTTATGGAGTCAAAAAGCAATTTCCATATGAGCAAATTAGAGGTAGTAAGATGTCTCAGTTTCTAAAGAAGGAGAAGCtcaagaaaaaatatgcaattGATATGTGCATTTAATTGGCAATGTACCTGAATTTACCAAGCTTAGTTCATCTGACTAGCTCAGCTTTAGAATCAGATTAATGTTATTAATGTTAATTGTAGAACTTTTTATATTGCATATTTAAAGACCATCTAGCACAGCGTTAGAATTAGATTGTATCCACTAAATTAGGTGGCAAGCCACGAACGTTTACTGGTACAAGTTTGTTCTCCAGCACTATATTGAATTtgtctttcagtgttttctcaaCCTCTTCATCTGTAAGAGTTGTGATCTGCACCAGGTCCATGTCCTCCATGTAGTTATACTTCATCTCAGTGAAGGTCCATCCAACTAAGGCATAAAGCCCTTCAGTGGTTTGGAGAGTGCAGATCGACTTCTTCCTAAGTATGTTATCTGGAGACACTTGTAGGTATGCGTTTAGCTCCTGGAAGTCATTTATATGTCGCGGCTTGAGAGtgaatgtatatatttttctgataTTCCCCAGTTCTGGAGTATCAGTGAAAGGGACACTTTGCTGCTCGGGAATATAatgcttccttttcactttcTCAAAGTACCAGGTGCCGTTGTCTTCCATGAAGCGGAAGATGCCAGGGGTCTGGGCTTGATCCTTCCCAGAAATCAACATCAATGGCTGCCACGCCTGGTAGGCACCGCCAAAAGCCGCATCTACTATGTAGGAATTTCCCTTGATCACCACCTTCAGTAGGATATGATTTATCTCAGAAGTGTATGTCTTCGTGGCAGGTTCATAACTGTTTCCTCCAAGAATACAGATGTCGTACCCTAATTCTTGCAAGGCCCAAAACAGAAGGTAGTTGCTTTCCAGGCACCATCCACCACGTTTCTTTCTCACAATCTTATTGTAAATAGATTGTAAATCCAGTTCGATGGTCTCCCCACAATGCATGCTGAGGTTTTCAAAAGGAATTGCCTGGATGTGATGCTGGAAGATGACTGTTAAGGTTTGTAAGTCTGCATCCTGATGGGACTCATGGTAAGAAATTCTTGCTAAATAGTCTTGAATGTTCATTTTGCCTGTGTGAGCAGAAAAATAGCCAGTTACTGTTGTGCGGCTCTCAAGGGGTTTACTCCTATTTCTGTAGCACAGGTTAACCAGCCTGCAAATGTAGCCTAGGCCATTTCATTGAGGATTTGAAAGAAACCTGTGCCCTTGATAGGAGATGAATGCAGGCTAGACCTGCCTGTGTCATCtcaatttcttaaaaaagagACGAGGATAGGAGCAGGTGACAGtaatgctttctctctctcagatGTTGCCTTCAAGCCAGGTGGATGTCTTTCCTATGGGAAGACACGGCACATGGCACAACAGAGTCTCTGGCCCTGGATGAGGGTCCCAC
This genomic interval from Buteo buteo chromosome 11, bButBut1.hap1.1, whole genome shotgun sequence contains the following:
- the LOC142036602 gene encoding arylamine N-acetyltransferase, liver isozyme-like, with translation MNIQDYLARISYHESHQDADLQTLTVIFQHHIQAIPFENLSMHCGETIELDLQSIYNKIVRKKRGGWCLESNYLLFWALQELGYDICILGGNSYEPATKTYTSEINHILLKVVIKGNSYIVDAAFGGAYQAWQPLMLISGKDQAQTPGIFRFMEDNGTWYFEKVKRKHYIPEQQSVPFTDTPELGNIRKIYTFTLKPRHINDFQELNAYLQVSPDNILRKKSICTLQTTEGLYALVGWTFTEMKYNYMEDMDLVQITTLTDEEVEKTLKDKFNIVLENKLVPVNVRGLPPNLVDTI
- the LOC142036603 gene encoding arylamine N-acetyltransferase, pineal gland isozyme NAT-10, which codes for MNLEEYFARTGYKGSLEKQDLETLTDIFQHHIRAVPFENLSIHCGEKITLEFEHVYNKIVRRKRGGWCMENNQLLGWVLKHLGYDTSFLGAYVFNPHQNAYATIMTHLLVKVVIDGKAYIVDGGFGVSYQMWQPMELVSGKDQPQAPGVFRFTEKNAIWYLEKMRRKQYIPNQNFSNSDLLEKKECRKVYMFNLEPRTVEEFRFQCTYLQTSPDSLFTKKSICTLQTTDGFRALIGWTLTETTYNYKENMDLVEFITLEDEEVEKTLKEKFNVTLDRKLVPINVKGFYTI